The sequence TTGTTGTGCTGACTTGGCCTGAGTCTCCAGGCCTCGGGCCATGTGGCGCGCCACCGAAGAACTGGCTACGTATATAAATCAGCATTCATGGACTGAGGTGTCAAATCTACTTGTTCTATGGCAACCTATCGGAGTTGGCATGAGAGTATGGCATGTTTGTAACCGCTTGTCACTCATATCGATTACCAGGCTCTTCTCATTCGTCGATTGAGCCAGGATCTTTGAATCCCTTAACACGGATATTCGAGAATGCATGGTTTGCTGGAGTCACTGGCAGATATCCTGTCATCAATGACGCAAATAAGGTTGGTGGGAAATTGACGAACCCGACAAAATTAATTTCGAATGTGTGCTTATATCTGTACAGGGACTACTCAAGCGGCTGCGAAAGTAGATTGGGATGCCGTCCAAGCGTTCtatgatgctctacccaaGTTAAACCCTAGGTTGAAGTCAAGACATTTCAACTTATGGACAGTTAGTAACGGCGGGTACGGCTATCAATTTTTCGCTATTGGTCCAAGCTGACGGCATTTGCAGGCACTACGGACCTACTGTGAGTCTGCATCGAAGTTGTTATATTTCTGAATTGCTACTTGTATCTATAGTTCTTCAGGTACTTTTACGACCAGAACACTAAGATCATAAACGGAAAACTTCGTGGTCAGCCCTTGGCATTTGATGCTCTGGGCATAATAAATGGTGCTATTGACACAGGGATCGAGGTAAGTGATTCTTCGACTTTAAGTCACGATCGGACTTCTTACTTGATCTTATTACGCGCCTTATTTCCCTGACATTGTGAACCACAATACCTACAACACTTAAGGAGTTGGTTTCACTTAGGCGTCCGTAGCCTTGATGCTACGACCGATAAAGAGCTGACCGTTAACTTTCTCAGGTAAACCAAACAGTGTATGATTATATGAAGTTTGCAAATTCAATGCCAGGTGGATGTCAGGATAAAATCAAAGCCTGCAGAGCGACAAACTATTCCTCTATAGCTGATTCTACCGTCTGCGTTCAAGCTGTGCATATGTGTAATGACAACGTCGGTCCGTAACCAAGAAGCATTGTGCAGGGTTGGAACGCCTAATGATTTATAGGATCTCCTTATCTGAACGCAAATCCTCGAAACATGTATGATATTCGCATAACTGCTGACGTGAGTACATATTTCGAATCTTTGATTACTCTACTTTGACCTCATCGCAGACTCCTCCTGAACCGGACTACCTAACGCCCTTTTTTAACAAAGCCTCTACTCGGAAGGCGCTAGGGGTAGCGCTCAACTGGACCAGTATGAGCTACGACGTCTATTGTGCGTTTTAGCAAACTGGTGATCTTGCATGCGCCAGATCTCTTGAGGACGTGGAATATATACTCGATCTGCCTGTTCGGGTCACACTCATGTATGGTGACGCAGATTTCGTTTCTAATTGGCTAGGTGGCGAGGCAGTTTCGCTTGCAGCAAATTATTCTAATGCTGCGGCTTTCTGACGTTCGGGCTATGTTCCGATGACTGTTGACGGGAAGCAATATGGGGAGGTCCGTCAGGCGGGCAATTACTCTTTTGTAAGAGGTTACGAGGCTGGGCATGTGGTACAATGTATGGCTGATATCCTCCTACTTTCATTCCCAGATAGCGTCATGGATTGTTATGCTGACGGCTTGTCTCAGCTTACCAACCTCTTGCATCGCTCCAGATCTTTAACCGAACACTTCTTGGATTGGACATTGGGGGCGGATTCGCAGAGGCCACACTAGATTTTGAAACGAATGGGTCTCCACATGCAACACATATAAATAGAGGGTCATCACCTACACAATCTTAAAGTCATTTTTGCTTTAACCATGCCAAAAGCTGATTGGCCCATGTAACTTTCTTCCTGGCCGCATGCTCCGAAACACACCCAGGTCTTAGCTACCTCTTTGCCTTTTACGGATACAAAGGAGTGAGTTGTGAAATAGTACTACAAATATATGTACTATATACACATACAATAGGACTACAGGAATTGATGAGCCATACTCCGTAGCAGCGTCAGCTTCTCCTGTGTGATTTGATTTTGCCAGCAGGGTCCATTCCTTATCGTTCAAGATTACACTCAACCGTGCCTCATCCAATTCTATTCCACTTGCTATACGTACGGGATACGTAGCTGAGCCACTTGCTTTTTAATGGCGAGCACAGAGTACTCAGGAACATATATTTCATAtagaatactccgtactccgtacaggccCATGAAACCGATTGTCTCGTCATAAGCCAGCCTCATAATATGCCGGTTGCGTTAGTCAAAGGAGCGTGCTTATTTGACAGGTTGGTTGTTAGCAAGAACGACCCTGAAGAAACCATAGCGTCCTCCATGCCCTCAGCTCTGTAGAAGCGAGCGGGAAATATAACGATGTATGGAGTAAAAGAGACGAAAAGCTGAAGAGCAATGAGACGATGACTAATTTCACTCTGTGGTGGCTGgtttagttagttaactctTTGGTTTCCGAGTTGGTGATCCCAGCCACATATTTACCCGGACAATGGACATGGGTGCCCCGGCGACAAACCTGCATGCGCGGTGCTTCTTTAGCGTCCAACATCAGCACACCGGATAGGCTTTGAGAGAGACGCAGCACTCGTTTTGAAACTCAGACGCATCTGCTGCTCATTCAAAACACGCAATTAACCTAGGAATCCGGTTTCCACTACAAATCCTATTCCCCGACCTGGATGGCTCAGCCACTTTTCACCCATCGAAAGCCAGCTTGCGCACGGTCAATTATTAGGTCGGCATTGCCATCTGGTGAAGTGGTGGTTCCCAATTGACCCTGTACACCAAATGGCTACGTGGAGTGAAAATGTTGGCGATCTAGCtgccaaatcttccacgAGACCAACGCCTACGGAACCGCCACGAGCTCTCCTTAGCGGCCCAACGACTGAGCCAACAATCATGCCTATCGACCCTTCTGACGATTTGTCGTGCCTGCGGCCTTCCCTCGAAACGAAACACCCATTCAAAGAGAACTCCATAGGTGAACCTGAACTCTCGAGGCTAGCGTTGGTGACAAGACAGTCTCCCAGACAGCTTCAATACCCCAGGTCTGAACAACGTACATCGTCACTCCAACCCACACATCGACGAGCGAGGACAGATCTATTTTTGCCTAATAGACATAGCATCGCTTCGACATATGCATTGGAGGATGTTGTGCTTAGTACGGATCAAGAAACGCCCAAGTTGAAATCAGGCAACGGAAACGGACTGTTTGGTGGGTTATTTCAAGGGGAATCGACACCTATTAGGCTTGGAATAGTTCCCTCGCCTACTGCAGAACAAGCTCAGCGATCTCGCGGATCCTCTCCGACACTTCATAGCCACTCTTCGTCTCCGAATAAGAAGATGAACGTGCCATCCCCGTTAAAGAACATCACATATTCGAGCCCGTTTTCATTTTTTGGCGCGAAGCAACAGAAGGAACAATTGCCCAAGATGCCGGAGCCCGCGGACGATGAATATTTGAACCTTGACATTGACGCTATTCTTTTCCGTACCGATATGCCCAACCTACCACCGGAAGAGGCGCTCGTGAATTTCCAACGAAATGCAGAAAACTTGGTTCGCCAATTACAAAAAGCCTACAAGCAACGTACATTCGCCCTGCACCAAGCACTCGCTGAGAAAATTGAGCAAAAAGAGGAGCTCGAGGAGACCCAGTCAAGATTTCAAAATATGAAATCCCAGCTAGATGGGATGGCCGCCAAAGTATTCGAGcaagaaaatgaaatgaaaGCTCTGGTTGAAGAGCTAAATATAGAGCGACAGAAGCGGAAACAGGAAGATGAAGCGCGACGGCGAAGCATTGTACCTGTTAGAAAGCTCGATGAGGTCCCTGACCCGGCCGGAATACAAATTAGCCCTACCAAGAAACACTCTAAATCCTCGAGCGGTGCTTCGATTATGATTGATTCTGGATTCGAATCCGCAGACGAAAGTATTTCGGAGAGTATTTTCTCTAAAGGAACGGACGATACCGCTCCGACAAGACCAGCCTCCATCATATCCACAACTCTTGACGTGCCGCCTCCTTCGACCTATCAGCCATCTCCGCTAAAACCTCGACCTCTTTCCCCATCGAGGCCCTCAACCTATGATAGGGTCCTCAAGGGCATATCCGCAGCCGGCTCTTCTCTCAGCACCCTGACTTCTTCCCGGTGTCCCAACTGCCAAGGAGGTAGATCATCGGATCCTGGTTATGTTGCTACTATACTGCAAGAGGAGAACCGCGTCCTGAAGTCACGAATCACCGAACTTGAGACTGCTATTGAAGAGTGTATTACCCTTGTTGGGGGATGACCGGTTTAGATAATTGTGTTGTGAAATTACTCGGATGGTATGCTCCGATGTTTGGAAATATTTTGTTCATGGATACTTGCCCTGTTGGACTTATGACTTGCCATTCCGACCATGGCTATACGACCTTTTTGCCAATACGATGTTTTCTTTGGCTCAGGATAATTATGATTTCTACGTTCAATTGTATGGTGTGGCGGTTCTGtgatctttttttttccccctggAATTTCCTTTATTTGAAGTATAGACGGCTCTCCCTCTTGGAGCACATGCAAAATGACATTCCCTTCTTTTAACATCATAATGTCTTAAATGTTAGGCTCTTCTCAAAGCTAGGTGCTTAGTGGAAGGCGAAAGAGCCAGCTCATGTCTACAATACTTTAAGCTCCATTTCGAAAAATCGACACTCCATGGTCCCTAACTTCTTCAATGCTTGTGGAATAATACGAAACCATAACTATAACTCAATCATTACCGCCAATCCCATACTCCCTTTGCACGTCTACACATCTGACTCCTCTACCTTCCGCAATCAGTCCGAGCAGACCCTGGCCGATGTCTTTGATTTCGTTGTATTCGTGGAGAAGGCGAATGTGGCGTTTCACTATGAATGCTGGGTCGGGTGGAGGATCATTTGCGGGATGAGTTGCCCTTAGGAAGTTATTAGGATACGATTCATACGCAAAGTATTAAACCAACCGCATTTTCCCAGATCTGCCAGGCCATCGGGAGGGGTTTGTAGGAGTGTATTTACTTGTATTTCTCCTGAGCCTCTGAAAGAAGCTTTTCTGTTTGGGTTATTTGACATTGAAGCCTGGATATGCTTGCTTCGAGGGATCTCTGAAAATGTAATTTTCGGCATGTTAGCAGGCCCCTTAGACCTTTCCATGCTTTTGGGGTGAGTATATGACACTTCACAAACAATCTAGCAGCATGAAAGAAAGAGCCATTGGGACTAACAatttttctctcttgttgCGGAGTGAGCTCAGCAACTGGCATTGGGGTATTTGATTGGGGTGATGTGATGATGCCATTGCTTACTGCGGCCAGCTCAGACGATGGTCGCCCTTTTTTTGGAGGGTTCGACTGCAGTTGTGCGGGCATTTTGGAGtatgtgtacggagtagttgaGGCAAAATAAGTTGCTCGACTTGATACTTTTATTCCGGAGTGCTTAAGGGGACCCTCGGCTTGATACGGGTAAGCAGGCGTGCCGGGAACCGGTGTGGGCTGGTGTCCGCTGTGACCAACCGCTCAGTCCGTTTTACCAACGCTTGGGGATCTCCCGTCTCGATGCCTTGGCGGTGGCTTATTCAGCACCGAATTTGACTTAACAGTTATCCACCTTCTTCCGTCGGAACCTTGGGCTCACGATCTCTCATCTCCTTCTCATGGCCGACGACATAATCATCCTGGTAGTGGTCATGTTACGCGGTTTTAGGCAGCCTTGTTGTTGGCTGTGGAAACCAGATACATATTAGATTTTCTTTGTCTATCCCTCCTGATGTGTTCATTCTTTTCCCGAGCACAATTGACATCCGCAGTTCCCCTTTCCTCTTGAGATTTGTCTCTCAACCCTCTTCAACCCTCATTTCAGCTCAGATTCTTCAGGTTTCACTTATACTGTGAATACAGGCTTtgttgatgaagaagatgggcGGCCTTGGTGCTTCAGCAGCTCTTGTTGTGCTGTCACTGGCAGCAACTGTTCATGGCCATGATCATCATGATAGCTTGCATGAAGGCCAGGTTATTTCTGCTGAGCCACTTGTGAGTTATCTCAGTTTTCTCAATTATTCTGGTTAATTTACTACAAACTTTTGGCTGACAGGTGTATGCCCTTAGGATTCGATTTTATGGACCCATATCCTTTTGATGGTATTGGCCTTCGGCCTCATTTTTCCTACTGGAATGGTCCTCGGTGTGAGTAATTTCAAGCCCAATTTTATGAATGCTTTCGCATCTAATATTTCGGTTTTATTTTAGCTCGTTAGATCCCATTGGCATGTCCCTGTTCAGATCGTCGGTGCCGTCGTTGCTTTCCTCGCTTACTTCCTTGGCCATCTACACAAAGGCCGTCAATTCTCTACCAATATCCATGCCGCTTTTGCAAATTCCTTGATGCTTATGCTTATAATCCAACTTGTTTTGGGGGCATATTTGAAGCTACATCTATCCAAAGGAATTCATGGTAAATTTCGATGCTATGTTGTCACCCTACACGGACTCATGGGCAAAATGATGCCTCTTGTTAGCTGGATTCAAATGTTATTTGGTGGCATAACTGCCTTGGGTTTCTGTCATGACGATCACCTTGGACAGTGCCTTGCTCATTTTATTATGGGAAGTGCGTTCATTGCCTATGCGATCATCCTTACGATTCTTCTTTTGGTAGGGCAAGTTTGGCTCCGCAGAACGGGGCGCAGCCAGGAATTCTTCGACTCACTCGTCATTACCCTTTGGGGCTGCATTAATACATTTACAGAGCATCGTTGGGGCCAGCCATGGAGACACAATGATATGCAACACACATCCATGGGAATCATCTGGTGGTGTGCAGGTCTTTTGGGTCTCTGGCTCAGCAGAAGACGCAACGGAAGACCACGACGCAATATTTTCCCGGCAATTGTCATTCTTCTTACAGGCTATGCGATGTCTTCCCATCCACAGCACCTGCCACTAAGTGCGATGGTTCACTCTGTTTTCGGATATACGTTGATGGCAGCTGGAGCAGCTCGAATTGTCGAGATATGCTTTGTGTTGAAGGATCGAAGTGCTGTTAGCGATGATGGAACTGAAGCGAGCAGTTTTCAGTACCTTACGCCATTCGTAAGTCGAGACCATCGTTTCTTTGGCCGAATTTCTGACTCACAACATTTTTTAGTTACTCTACGCTTCAGGTTTCCTCTTCATGGGAGCAACTGAAGAGCAGATGGAACTCCTCTCAAATGCAGGAATCGATCATGTCTCTTACATTTTAGTCCTCTACAGCGTTGCATGCATCATGTTTTTATGTAAGAAAATCTTGCTCCTTGTTAAACCCCTAGTTGGTACTAACGTATCCTGCAGTTATCAACATCCTCCTGCACATCTACGGTGTTCACGCATTCCCTGAGACCGCTAAGTACAACCGGGGCGCCCGAATGGCACGGAATGGATCACGCCAACGACCGCCTCAATATCGTTCTTCGACTTCCTTTGCCTTGGAGCGATTTCAGCTCGAGTCTCCACAAGTCAACGGGCTTATCCGCACTCCATCTCAGACCGAGCAAATTAGGGATGCACAGGAGTTTGAGCTCGAGGGATTAATTGGGGCTGCTGATAAGGATCGTGATGAGGAAGATAGCCCGGTTACATCCACCCCTCCTCCTGTTCCTCCCAAACCGGAGGTTTAGGCACTTCAACACCGGGAATGTAAAGGGATATTCTGACCCTGGGGGCAATTTTAAATTAGGACGGAAAACATATCAGCGCTTTACAGGGTTCGGTCGGGTTTTCTTTGCTGCACAACTTATcgattcttcttctactGTGTACATCATTTCACTTTCATAAAATACACTTATACTGTTTTAATTCTCCATCAGGTTCCTTGTTGCAAATATCGGCCGTTACAGCGTGAATTGAAACAGTAttcagtacagagtactccgtacatttcGCACATATTCGCGCGTGACTTTCAGCTCAATGTGGACAGAGTATCGCATTTGACTGGGGTTATGGCCTATGAAGAAGGCTCCTTACAGAGCACCCTGTATTATCTGATTTTCTAGGGACAATACGGAGTATGAGCCGTTCTTTTGCAGCCCTACGCCCTTTCGGTGGCAGAACCCGTAAGATGAAGTGACGTCATACACAGCCTTGAGCCATTGAGCTAACGCCCAGCCACGGGTGAGACAGCCTTGGCATGGGAAGTTACCAAAACTCTGGAAAGGGGCAACGAAATGGCGCACGAGCATAAACACGCCTCTCAAACTATGACTCTATTCTTTCAACAAGCTTTACCCCACCCGCCGCCCGCAGGGGTCATGACGACAATCCTATCATTGGTCTTCATCATCACTGTGTTCTTCCCTCCAATGTTTACAACCCCTCTCAGTCCCGCTTTCAGTGTCCTTTGTAATCCACAAATTCAGCCCTGTCTGTCCATCTTCGCCGCCCTCAAGACCTTATGGTCTATAGACTCTCCTCTCAGAAAGAATGGAGCATTGCAGAGGGCTCAAAAGTTCAATTTCCCTGACCACACCTTCCCCGCCTGAGTGTAACCCCTTGCCGCCGGAGTTCTCGCAAAGAGAGAATTGACGCAGGAAAACTGGATAACGCTTCTCAAATATTTCGGGGTCAGTGATGCGCGTATTAGTCATGTGGACATGAACGCCGGACTCCCCGTGCCAAGTTGGGCCAGCACCGCTTCCGCCTGCGATGGTCTCGTAGTAGCCGAACCCGGGAATGGTTTTACCTGTTTCCTGATCAATTTTGGGGTCTCTGCCGAAAGTAAGCTTGTTGACACATCATTGAGAGGCAGCACATGCCCGAAGGGCCTTGAAGACGACATCGGTAATACGCTGAGAGGTTATGACATTCCCACCCACAACTGCAGCTGTCTTTGTTGGAGAAAGGATGCTCCTCTCCGGAATGCGGATGTCGATCGGGCCCAGGCACCCTTGGTTCAGAGGAATGTCCAAATTCATCATGCAGTGGAGTCAATAGATAATCGCGGAATGAGTAATGGCAACTGCTGCGTTCCAGTTGCCGTACACCTCGGGACAGGTATCTGACTGCATGAATTCGAAACGACAATCTTCCTGACCGTCGAGACCGCCATCGAAGTTGTCGGAAATTGAATCGATATACGCTTTTATAACGGGGGCCAGATAAGCATCCGCAGCGGCGGACATGGCTCGAGGA is a genomic window of Coccidioides posadasii str. Silveira chromosome 3, complete sequence containing:
- a CDS encoding uncharacterized protein (EggNog:ENOG410PRFM~BUSCO:7802at33183), whose protein sequence is MATWSENVGDLAAKSSTRPTPTEPPRALLSGPTTEPTIMPIDPSDDLSCLRPSLETKHPFKENSIGEPELSRLALVTRQSPRQLQYPRSEQRTSSLQPTHRRARTDLFLPNRHSIASTYALEDVVLSTDQETPKLKSGNGNGLFGGLFQGESTPIRLGIVPSPTAEQAQRSRGSSPTLHSHSSSPNKKMNVPSPLKNITYSSPFSFFGAKQQKEQLPKMPEPADDEYLNLDIDAILFRTDMPNLPPEEALVNFQRNAENLVRQLQKAYKQRTFALHQALAEKIEQKEELEETQSRFQNMKSQLDGMAAKVFEQENEMKALVEELNIERQKRKQEDEARRRSIVPVRKLDEVPDPAGIQISPTKKHSKSSSGASIMIDSGFESADESISESIFSKGTDDTAPTRPASIISTTLDVPPPSTYQPSPLKPRPLSPSRPSTYDRVLKGISAAGSSLSTLTSSRCPNCQGGRSSDPGYVATILQEENRVLKSRITELETAIEECITLVGG
- a CDS encoding uncharacterized protein (EggNog:ENOG410IMWQ~COG:E), which translates into the protein MQIGEIAESMGFSVALSSKLQPMIKIVPRAMSAAADAYLAPVIKAYIDSISDNFDGGLDGQEDCRFEFMQSDTCPEVDPKIDQETGKTIPGFGYYETIAGGSGAGPTWHGESGVHVHMTNTRITDPEIFEKRYPVFLRQFSLCENSGGKGLHSGGEGCLTRGWALAQWLKAVYDVTSSYGFCHRKGVGLQKNGSYSVLSLENQIIQGAL
- a CDS encoding uncharacterized protein (SECRETED:SignalP(1-24)~EggNog:ENOG410PJ4V~COG:S~TransMembrane:11 (n5-16c24/25o48-69i76-93o105-127i139-162o182-205i217-234o249-266i278-295o307-327i343-361o381-401i)~BUSCO:5760at33183) → MKKMGGLGASAALVVLSLAATVHGHDHHDSLHEGQVISAEPLDSILWTHILLMVLAFGLIFPTGMVLGLVRSHWHVPVQIVGAVVAFLAYFLGHLHKGRQFSTNIHAAFANSLMLMLIIQLVLGAYLKLHLSKGIHGKFRCYVVTLHGLMGKMMPLVSWIQMLFGGITALGFCHDDHLGQCLAHFIMGSAFIAYAIILTILLLVGQVWLRRTGRSQEFFDSLVITLWGCINTFTEHRWGQPWRHNDMQHTSMGIIWWCAGLLGLWLSRRRNGRPRRNIFPAIVILLTGYAMSSHPQHLPLSAMVHSVFGYTLMAAGAARIVEICFVLKDRSAVSDDGTEASSFQYLTPFLLYASGFLFMGATEEQMELLSNAGIDHVSYILVLYSVACIMFLFINILLHIYGVHAFPETAKYNRGARMARNGSRQRPPQYRSSTSFALERFQLESPQVNGLIRTPSQTEQIRDAQEFELEGLIGAADKDRDEEDSPVTSTPPPVPPKPEV
- a CDS encoding uncharacterized protein (EggNog:ENOG410PTNP~COG:L~BUSCO:16220at33183), which translates into the protein MPAQLQSNPPKKGRPSSELAAVSNGIITSPQSNTPMPVAELTPQQERKIRSLEASISRLQCQITQTEKLLSEAQEKYKATHPANDPPPDPAFIVKRHIRLLHEYNEIKDIGQGLLGLIAEGRGVRCVDVQREYGIGGND
- a CDS encoding uncharacterized protein (SECRETED:SignalP(1-18)~EggNog:ENOG41KOG1282~COG:O~MEROPS:MER0016549) yields the protein MHLKKAVIGGFLLTSTCAFPNHDGNDAQGLPYLHPRLRTIRSNTGASISFTEAGKAGICETTPGVKRYSGYINLSRDAHMFFMFFEARQDPHNAPTTLWLGGGPGSLGPCGAPPKNWLRSSHSSIEPGSLNPLTRIFENAWFAGVTGRYPVINDANKVGTTQAAAKVDWDAVQAFYDALPKLNPRLKSRHFNLWTVSNGGHYGPTFFRYFYDQNTKIINGKLRGQPLAFDALGIINGAIDTGIEVNQTVYDYMKFANSMPGGCQDKIKACRATNYSSIADSTVCVQAVHMCNDNVGSPYLNANPRNMYDIRITADQTGDLACARSLEDVEYILDLPVRVTLMYGDADFVSNWLGGEAVSLAANYSNAAAF